A portion of the Edaphobacter lichenicola genome contains these proteins:
- a CDS encoding ABC-F family ATP-binding cassette domain-containing protein, producing MPPILNAQGLTKAFGATPLFREISFTVSDGDRIGLIGPNGAGKSTLLKVLAGDEDADAGDVAVRKRARVGYVQQESVFAPGVTVREVLEAALVRAKVSEGEHEGRLRETSGRTGFPSLDAEAARLSGGWRKRLAIAEAVVTHPDVLLLDEPTNHLDLAGIAWLEELLNEGSFACVLISHDRYFLENVATEIVELNRVYAEGLLRVKGTYSKFIEGKQAYMEAQSKLQDALKNRVKIEVDWLRRGPKARSTKAKARIDNAQDLIGQLKEVNSRVQTSSAGIDFSATDRQTKRLVELEDVSVVLGDRKIVEGLNFLVTSGMRVGLVGPNGSGKTTLLRLLTGELEPTAGTIKKAASLKIVYFSQMRELEEGVTLRRALAPDSDSVVYQGRVVHVASYATKFLFTSEQLNQPVERLSGGERARVLIAKLMLEPADLLLLDEPTNDLDIATLEILEESLLEYTGALVLVTHDRYMLDRVSTIVLGLDGRGGAEMFADYSQWEQWRGVKVEEAIAPGAAGVAVSSAAGSSTTSNGASGGKKKLSYLEAREYAGIEAAVEAAEDRLQKARELIEDPAVAVDAAKLTAALAEMEAAQEAADGLYARWAELTEKVG from the coding sequence ATGCCACCAATCTTAAATGCGCAGGGTTTGACTAAGGCTTTTGGTGCTACGCCTTTGTTTCGTGAGATCAGTTTTACCGTTTCGGATGGGGATCGTATTGGGCTGATCGGGCCGAATGGCGCGGGGAAGTCTACACTGCTGAAGGTTCTTGCTGGCGATGAGGATGCCGATGCCGGTGATGTTGCGGTGCGGAAGCGGGCTCGGGTGGGATATGTGCAGCAGGAGTCCGTGTTTGCGCCCGGGGTGACGGTGCGTGAGGTGTTAGAGGCTGCTTTGGTACGGGCTAAGGTCTCCGAAGGCGAGCATGAGGGGCGGCTGCGGGAGACGAGTGGGCGGACGGGTTTTCCGAGTCTGGATGCCGAGGCTGCGCGGCTGAGCGGAGGGTGGAGGAAGCGGCTGGCGATTGCGGAGGCGGTGGTGACGCATCCTGATGTGCTGCTGCTGGATGAGCCGACGAACCATTTGGATTTAGCCGGGATTGCGTGGCTGGAGGAGCTGCTGAATGAGGGTAGTTTTGCTTGTGTGCTTATCAGCCATGATCGTTATTTTCTTGAGAATGTTGCGACAGAGATAGTCGAATTGAACCGCGTGTATGCCGAGGGGCTGCTGCGGGTGAAGGGGACTTACTCGAAGTTTATTGAGGGCAAGCAGGCGTACATGGAGGCGCAGAGCAAGCTGCAGGATGCGCTGAAGAATCGCGTGAAGATCGAGGTGGATTGGCTGCGGCGCGGGCCGAAGGCGAGGAGCACGAAGGCGAAGGCTCGGATTGATAATGCGCAGGACTTGATTGGGCAGCTGAAGGAAGTGAACTCGCGGGTGCAGACGTCGAGCGCTGGAATCGATTTTTCGGCGACGGATCGGCAGACGAAGCGGCTGGTGGAGTTGGAGGATGTTTCGGTCGTGTTGGGGGATCGGAAGATTGTTGAAGGGTTGAATTTTCTGGTGACCTCGGGGATGCGTGTCGGTTTGGTGGGGCCGAACGGAAGTGGGAAGACTACGTTGCTGCGTTTGTTGACGGGCGAGTTGGAGCCTACGGCGGGAACGATTAAGAAGGCGGCTTCGCTGAAGATTGTCTACTTCAGCCAGATGCGCGAGTTGGAGGAAGGCGTGACGTTGCGGCGAGCGCTGGCTCCTGATTCGGACTCGGTGGTGTACCAGGGCAGGGTCGTGCATGTGGCTAGTTATGCGACGAAGTTTTTGTTTACGAGTGAGCAGCTGAATCAGCCGGTTGAGAGGTTGAGTGGAGGCGAGCGGGCGCGGGTATTGATCGCGAAGCTGATGCTGGAGCCTGCGGATCTTTTGCTGCTCGACGAACCGACAAATGATCTGGATATCGCAACGCTGGAGATTTTGGAGGAGAGTCTGCTGGAGTATACGGGCGCGCTGGTGTTGGTGACGCACGATCGCTACATGCTGGATCGGGTGTCGACGATTGTGCTGGGGCTGGATGGTCGGGGCGGTGCAGAGATGTTCGCGGATTATTCTCAGTGGGAGCAGTGGCGGGGTGTGAAGGTAGAGGAGGCGATTGCTCCGGGTGCTGCTGGGGTTGCGGTTTCTTCGGCTGCCGGTTCTTCGACTACGTCGAATGGGGCTTCGGGCGGGAAGAAGAAGCTTTCTTACCTGGAGGCTCGGGAGTATGCGGGGATTGAAGCTGCGGTGGAGGCGGCGGAGGATCGGCTGCAGAAGGCTCGGGAGTTGATTGAGGATCCGGCGGTGGCGGTGGATGCAGCGAAGCTGACGGCGGCGTTGGCTGAGATGGAGGCGGCGCAGGAGGCTGCGGATGGTTTGTATGCGCGGTGGGCAGAGTTGACGGAGAAGGTTGGGTAG
- a CDS encoding SphA family protein, with the protein MTLQGRSGLLALTVLFGMGCATLRAQQKGQYVPGQQGLNAGVIPAPGLTYGNLVINYSASSLNDASGNHRPNVVGSYGFWVDENIFFFVPKAKIFGGYFAPYISINPASGSLVASITGTDLNSGGGGSGLGDTWVEPANMGWHFKRVDFNVGYAFVAPTGRFVPGASDNVGSGYWGNDITSGTTYYVTKNKGTTANLFTDFESHRQKTGTNLTPGQAFTVEWGVGQTLPLKKDFSRLLQLGLIGYDQWQVSNNGGTLGPGLPANAVPFYYVHAIGLQSNFILPAKNLNAFFKYEDEYRALARPEGRTFVFGFTWTLRIPKPVPPKP; encoded by the coding sequence ATGACGCTTCAAGGCAGGTCTGGATTGCTAGCTCTTACGGTGCTGTTCGGGATGGGGTGCGCAACTCTGCGGGCTCAACAGAAGGGGCAATATGTACCAGGACAGCAGGGTCTTAACGCAGGTGTGATTCCTGCTCCTGGGTTGACCTACGGCAACCTGGTTATCAACTATTCGGCGAGCAGTTTGAATGACGCCAGCGGCAACCATCGGCCAAATGTTGTGGGTTCGTATGGGTTCTGGGTCGACGAGAATATTTTCTTCTTTGTCCCAAAGGCCAAGATATTCGGCGGATATTTTGCGCCTTACATTTCAATCAACCCAGCGAGCGGCTCTCTGGTGGCAAGCATAACTGGGACTGATTTGAACAGCGGAGGGGGAGGGTCTGGTCTTGGCGATACCTGGGTCGAGCCAGCGAATATGGGTTGGCATTTCAAACGTGTTGATTTCAACGTTGGATACGCTTTTGTTGCCCCCACGGGTCGATTCGTTCCTGGAGCCAGCGACAACGTGGGTTCGGGGTATTGGGGAAACGACATAACAAGTGGCACGACATACTACGTCACCAAGAATAAAGGAACCACTGCGAATCTATTCACCGACTTCGAAAGCCATCGACAGAAGACCGGTACCAACTTAACACCGGGGCAGGCCTTCACTGTTGAATGGGGTGTTGGGCAAACGCTTCCTCTGAAAAAAGACTTCAGCAGACTCCTTCAACTTGGCCTGATTGGGTACGACCAATGGCAGGTATCCAACAACGGTGGTACGTTAGGCCCGGGACTGCCTGCGAACGCCGTTCCGTTCTACTATGTCCATGCAATTGGCTTGCAGAGCAACTTCATTCTCCCAGCAAAGAACCTAAACGCGTTCTTCAAATATGAAGATGAATATAGAGCCCTGGCACGTCCGGAAGGCCGAACGTTTGTCTTCGGATTCACGTGGACATTGCGGATTCCGAAACCTGTGCCTCCGAAGCCGTAA
- the bshC gene encoding bacillithiol biosynthesis cysteine-adding enzyme BshC, whose translation MNVECFPVTVLPHVSQIYRDYLAMDEHETVRQWYGAEAFAGKWIGKGVPVGHADALADLLGRQAIEFGAGDAAKANIEKLRAGARAVVTGQQVVLFGGPLLTILKAATAVARAKDATKATGVEHVPVFWMATEDHDLEEVDQVSLLTKTSVETLRAGLKVAHAVPVGGVVPGPEMAAVLDRVSELLEFAPVSDWLRECYEPAGEARPTLALAFGRLITKIFAEQGLVVMDAASREFHALGAKTLRCAIEYAVELQDALIQRSEELVAAGYHAQVLVAKGGSMLFLLDEVTGERVALRRVASEGKDGQWKAGARVYSTAELLKILETQPERLSPNALLRPVFQDTLLPTAAYVGGPAEIAYFAQSAVLYEAILGRITPVLPRLSATLLEPAIATVMDKDEVQLPDAMTTSEALAQRLGARAMPIEGKRKLAAVGNAVEVELAALTEYLAGMDESLGRAAKVSGSKMRYQMNRLRRMAATFELQKEASLLKHAQAITLNVFPGGHPQERVVAGVWFMARYGDGLVEKLVGVAGNQCPGHVVVRL comes from the coding sequence ATGAACGTTGAGTGTTTTCCCGTCACGGTGTTGCCGCATGTGTCGCAGATCTATCGCGATTATCTTGCGATGGACGAACACGAGACTGTGCGGCAGTGGTACGGGGCGGAGGCGTTTGCCGGAAAGTGGATAGGGAAGGGTGTGCCGGTGGGGCATGCCGATGCGTTGGCTGATTTGTTGGGGCGGCAGGCGATTGAGTTTGGCGCGGGAGATGCCGCGAAGGCGAATATTGAGAAGTTGCGGGCGGGAGCTCGTGCGGTGGTGACGGGTCAGCAGGTGGTGCTGTTTGGTGGGCCGCTGTTGACGATTTTGAAGGCGGCAACGGCGGTGGCGCGGGCGAAGGACGCGACGAAGGCTACGGGCGTTGAGCATGTGCCGGTGTTCTGGATGGCGACGGAGGACCATGATCTGGAAGAGGTGGATCAGGTTTCGTTGCTGACGAAGACCTCGGTGGAGACGCTGCGTGCGGGGTTGAAGGTTGCGCATGCAGTGCCAGTGGGCGGAGTGGTTCCGGGGCCGGAGATGGCTGCGGTGCTGGATCGGGTGAGCGAACTGCTGGAGTTTGCACCGGTGAGCGATTGGCTGCGGGAGTGTTATGAGCCTGCCGGGGAGGCGAGACCGACGCTTGCGCTGGCGTTCGGGCGGTTGATTACGAAGATCTTCGCGGAGCAGGGGCTGGTGGTGATGGATGCGGCTTCGCGAGAGTTTCATGCGCTGGGAGCGAAGACGCTTCGATGTGCGATCGAATATGCGGTGGAGTTGCAGGACGCGTTGATTCAACGGAGTGAAGAGCTGGTGGCGGCCGGGTATCACGCGCAGGTGCTGGTGGCTAAAGGTGGCTCGATGCTGTTTCTGCTGGATGAGGTGACTGGGGAGCGGGTCGCTCTGCGGCGGGTGGCATCGGAGGGTAAGGATGGTCAGTGGAAGGCTGGGGCGCGCGTTTATTCTACGGCGGAGTTGCTGAAGATTTTGGAGACGCAGCCAGAGAGGCTGAGCCCGAATGCGCTGCTGCGGCCGGTGTTTCAGGATACGTTGCTGCCGACTGCGGCTTATGTGGGTGGGCCTGCAGAGATCGCTTACTTTGCGCAGAGCGCGGTTTTGTATGAGGCGATATTGGGTCGGATTACGCCGGTGCTGCCGCGGTTGAGCGCGACGCTGCTGGAGCCGGCGATTGCGACGGTGATGGATAAGGATGAGGTGCAGTTGCCGGATGCGATGACGACGTCAGAGGCGCTGGCGCAGAGGCTGGGGGCGCGGGCGATGCCGATTGAGGGCAAGCGCAAGCTGGCTGCGGTGGGGAATGCTGTTGAGGTGGAGCTTGCTGCGTTGACGGAGTACTTGGCGGGGATGGATGAGTCGCTGGGTCGCGCGGCGAAGGTGTCGGGGTCGAAGATGCGGTACCAGATGAATCGGCTGCGGAGGATGGCGGCGACGTTTGAGCTGCAGAAAGAGGCCAGTCTGTTGAAGCATGCGCAGGCGATTACGCTGAATGTGTTTCCGGGTGGGCATCCGCAGGAGCGTGTGGTGGCGGGGGTTTGGTTTATGGCGCGCTATGGGGATGGGTTGGTGGAGAAGCTGGTGGGGGTTGCGGGAAATCAGTGTCCGGGGCATGTGGTGGTGCGGCTGTAA
- a CDS encoding metal-dependent hydrolase family protein: MKKLFCGMVVGLAAASCVAQDAGTAKHAIVLHAARMLDVAAGKVMAPGEVLVEGEKIAAVGSHVERPAEAEVIDLGDVTLMPGLIDAHVHLFLHPGAEDLQTVQESVAERTLIAAGAAKADLMAGFTAERDMGSEGAGCADVAVRNAINSGLIPGPRMRMSCNAIDLTGGHEDAIGYNPAQKVLSNADYADSSEEIVKVMREQRKGGADFTKIYETGPDSFRDGVFRTPYQYTEAELAAAVKEAERVGGGVGSGRGVAVHATGEPGTGFAVEAGVASVDHAYQLSDATMKAMKEKQIYAVPTFAIAEYFADHAATPARAEWDRKEQVYHAAEFKKQLATGVPMAVGSDVGPFPHGTQARELELMVEFGMKPVAVLQADLLNGAKLLGWGGLIGELKAGYYADVIAVPGNPLEDISVVKKVAFVMKDGVVYKR; the protein is encoded by the coding sequence ATGAAAAAACTTTTTTGTGGGATGGTTGTGGGGTTGGCAGCGGCGTCTTGTGTGGCGCAGGATGCGGGTACGGCTAAGCACGCGATTGTGTTGCATGCGGCGCGGATGCTGGACGTTGCGGCGGGGAAGGTTATGGCGCCGGGTGAGGTTCTCGTTGAAGGGGAGAAGATTGCTGCAGTGGGGAGCCACGTGGAACGGCCTGCAGAGGCCGAGGTGATCGATCTTGGTGATGTGACGTTGATGCCCGGGTTGATCGATGCGCATGTGCATTTGTTTCTGCATCCGGGGGCGGAGGATCTGCAGACGGTGCAGGAGAGCGTTGCAGAGCGTACGTTGATTGCTGCAGGAGCGGCAAAGGCGGACTTGATGGCGGGGTTTACGGCTGAGCGCGATATGGGGAGTGAAGGTGCGGGCTGCGCCGATGTTGCGGTGAGGAATGCGATCAACTCGGGGTTGATCCCGGGGCCGCGGATGAGGATGAGTTGCAATGCGATCGATTTGACCGGTGGCCACGAGGATGCGATTGGGTATAACCCGGCACAGAAGGTGCTGTCGAATGCAGACTACGCCGATTCGAGTGAGGAGATTGTGAAGGTAATGCGGGAGCAGCGCAAGGGAGGTGCGGATTTTACGAAGATCTATGAGACAGGACCGGATTCGTTCCGGGATGGAGTGTTCAGGACGCCGTATCAGTACACGGAGGCGGAGTTGGCTGCGGCGGTGAAAGAGGCTGAGAGAGTGGGTGGCGGGGTGGGCTCGGGGCGAGGGGTTGCGGTGCATGCGACAGGTGAGCCGGGTACCGGGTTTGCGGTGGAGGCTGGTGTGGCGTCGGTGGATCATGCGTATCAGTTGAGTGATGCGACGATGAAGGCGATGAAAGAGAAACAGATCTATGCTGTTCCTACGTTTGCGATCGCTGAGTACTTTGCGGATCATGCGGCGACGCCGGCGCGAGCAGAGTGGGATCGAAAGGAGCAGGTCTACCATGCAGCGGAGTTTAAGAAGCAACTGGCCACAGGGGTGCCGATGGCGGTGGGCAGTGATGTGGGGCCGTTTCCGCATGGAACGCAGGCCCGGGAGTTGGAGTTGATGGTTGAGTTTGGGATGAAGCCCGTTGCGGTGCTGCAGGCGGACCTTTTGAATGGGGCGAAGCTACTGGGCTGGGGTGGACTGATTGGGGAGCTGAAGGCGGGATATTACGCAGATGTAATTGCAGTGCCCGGGAATCCGCTGGAGGATATCTCGGTGGTGAAGAAGGTCGCGTTTGTGATGAAGGACGGGGTTGTTTATAAACGCTAA
- a CDS encoding DUF6582 domain-containing protein, whose product MKATWKHHEDNKALDAKERAELPTSVYAFPDKRKEPLNNASHVRNAIARFDQVKDVTDHEREQAFANIKAAAKHYGVDMTETDWHDLGKKPHTTNPTHKKPA is encoded by the coding sequence ATGAAAGCAACCTGGAAGCACCACGAAGACAATAAAGCTCTCGACGCAAAGGAACGTGCTGAACTGCCGACCTCTGTCTACGCTTTTCCCGACAAGCGCAAGGAGCCGTTGAACAACGCCTCTCACGTCCGCAACGCCATCGCACGCTTCGACCAGGTCAAAGACGTAACCGATCACGAGCGCGAACAGGCCTTTGCCAACATCAAGGCCGCTGCAAAGCACTACGGCGTCGACATGACTGAAACCGATTGGCATGACTTGGGAAAAAAGCCACACACTACCAATCCCACACACAAAAAGCCTGCGTAA
- the polX gene encoding DNA polymerase/3'-5' exonuclease PolX — protein sequence MDNISIARLLDETASLLEIDAADTFRIRSYRRAAEAVEQQTTQLSTLADDPKQLLAIPGIGKGMVANIQALLTTGTMPLREELLQKYKPTMLELLRLPGMGPKTVALVWSSCQVCDIDGLEAAAKAGHLTKLPRMGEKFVTKLLKGIEDHRKNSSRFRIDKAQQYADTISNLIRAFPGIDEITPAGSLRRGRETVGDLDLLATGPACEPDVVSAAVEHVANLPLIDKLIAKGQNKVSFTLRNNLQVDVRLLPRSSYGAALQYFTGSKMHNVALRQRAIKRGLTLSEYALLRLEDNKIVASESEEAIYNALDLDYIPPELRENGGELDAAANHTLPQLITIADIRGDLHMHTNATDGRDTIRQMAEAALARGLKYIAITDHSKNLAMTNGLDDARALAHVKRIREVDAEMEGRIRILPGIEVDILADGALDLDDSTLAQMDIVVASVHSHFNQPAEEMTARVLRAIENPYVRILGHPTGRKVLGREPYAINIDTILKQAAKLGVAVEHNASPARADLNDLHLRLAKQHGCKIVVDTDAHATEELDQMRYGITQLRRAWLTPADILNTQPTAEALLQHLRPKP from the coding sequence ATGGACAATATCTCGATCGCCCGCCTTCTCGACGAAACTGCCTCCCTCCTCGAGATCGACGCAGCTGATACCTTCCGCATCCGCTCCTATCGTCGAGCCGCCGAAGCGGTAGAACAGCAGACCACACAGCTCTCCACCCTGGCCGACGACCCCAAACAACTCCTCGCCATCCCCGGCATTGGCAAGGGCATGGTCGCCAACATCCAGGCCCTCCTCACCACCGGCACCATGCCGCTCCGCGAAGAGCTCCTGCAAAAGTACAAACCCACCATGCTCGAACTCCTGCGCCTCCCGGGCATGGGTCCAAAAACTGTAGCCCTCGTCTGGTCTTCCTGCCAAGTATGCGACATCGACGGCCTCGAAGCCGCGGCCAAAGCCGGCCACCTCACCAAGCTCCCCCGCATGGGCGAGAAGTTCGTCACCAAGCTCCTCAAGGGCATCGAAGACCACCGCAAAAACTCCAGCCGCTTCCGCATCGACAAGGCCCAGCAGTACGCCGACACCATCTCCAACCTCATCCGCGCCTTCCCCGGCATCGACGAGATCACCCCCGCCGGCTCCCTCCGCCGAGGCCGCGAGACCGTCGGCGACCTCGACCTCCTCGCCACCGGTCCCGCCTGCGAACCCGACGTCGTCTCCGCAGCGGTCGAGCACGTCGCCAATCTCCCTCTCATCGACAAGCTCATCGCAAAAGGCCAGAACAAAGTCTCCTTCACCCTCCGCAACAACCTCCAGGTCGACGTCCGCCTCCTCCCCCGCTCCAGCTACGGAGCCGCCCTGCAATACTTCACCGGCAGCAAGATGCACAACGTCGCCCTCCGCCAGCGCGCCATCAAACGCGGCCTCACCCTCAGCGAATACGCCCTCCTCCGCCTCGAAGACAACAAGATCGTCGCCTCCGAATCAGAAGAGGCCATCTACAACGCCCTTGACCTCGACTACATCCCACCCGAGCTCCGCGAAAACGGTGGCGAACTCGACGCAGCGGCCAATCACACCCTCCCGCAGCTCATCACAATAGCCGACATCCGCGGCGACCTCCACATGCACACCAACGCCACCGACGGCCGCGACACCATCCGTCAGATGGCCGAAGCGGCCCTCGCCCGCGGCCTGAAGTACATCGCTATCACCGACCACAGCAAAAACCTCGCCATGACCAACGGCCTAGACGACGCCCGCGCCCTGGCCCACGTCAAGCGCATCCGCGAAGTCGACGCCGAAATGGAAGGCCGCATCCGCATCCTCCCCGGCATCGAAGTCGACATCCTCGCCGACGGCGCCCTCGACCTCGACGACTCCACCCTCGCCCAGATGGACATCGTCGTTGCCAGCGTCCACTCCCACTTCAACCAACCCGCAGAAGAGATGACCGCCCGCGTCCTCCGGGCCATCGAAAACCCCTACGTCCGCATCCTCGGCCACCCCACCGGCCGCAAGGTCCTCGGTCGCGAGCCCTACGCCATCAACATCGACACCATCCTCAAGCAAGCCGCCAAGCTAGGCGTAGCCGTAGAACACAACGCCAGCCCCGCCCGCGCCGATCTCAACGATCTCCATCTCCGCCTCGCCAAACAGCACGGCTGCAAAATAGTAGTCGACACCGACGCACACGCCACCGAAGAGCTCGACCAGATGCGTTACGGTATCACCCAGCTTCGCCGCGCCTGGCTCACCCCCGCCGACATCCTCAACACCCAGCCCACCGCAGAAGCTCTCCTCCAACACCTCCGCCCCAAACCCTGA
- a CDS encoding cold shock domain-containing protein — translation MAQYKGTVKWFNNAKGYGFLGREGGADVFVHYSSIQREGYKSLKEGDEVEFDIIQGTKGPQADQVARLKEVAP, via the coding sequence GTGGCACAATACAAGGGCACAGTGAAGTGGTTCAACAACGCAAAGGGCTACGGATTTTTAGGCCGCGAAGGCGGAGCAGACGTCTTCGTTCACTACAGCTCTATCCAGCGCGAAGGCTATAAAAGCCTCAAAGAAGGCGATGAGGTAGAGTTCGACATCATCCAAGGCACCAAAGGTCCCCAGGCCGACCAGGTAGCGCGCCTGAAAGAAGTGGCACCTTAG
- a CDS encoding NUDIX hydrolase — protein MAAQIKKPAKQSAKTAKSAEIALQNQPTAAIAIKKSPANTKKSRLISSKLSYKGKVFDVYTDKVEEPGGHLNTRDVIRHNGSVVILAVDQSRNPDDPDIILERQYRHAAGQFLLELPAGRVEPGESTLAAAKREMIEETGYRAKRWTLLTKYFASPGFLGEWMQIYLARDIREGEATPEIDEQIEVLRMPLSEALALVATNKIHDGKTLIGLMLYDAARRSGRL, from the coding sequence ATGGCCGCCCAAATAAAGAAGCCCGCAAAACAATCTGCCAAGACTGCCAAGTCCGCTGAAATCGCTCTTCAAAACCAGCCCACCGCCGCCATCGCCATCAAAAAATCCCCAGCCAACACAAAGAAATCCCGCCTCATCTCCTCCAAACTCTCCTACAAAGGCAAAGTCTTCGACGTCTACACCGACAAGGTTGAAGAGCCCGGCGGCCATCTCAACACCCGCGACGTCATCCGTCACAACGGCTCCGTCGTCATCCTCGCCGTCGACCAGTCCCGCAACCCCGACGACCCCGACATCATCCTCGAGCGCCAGTATCGCCACGCCGCCGGCCAGTTCCTCCTCGAACTCCCCGCTGGCCGCGTCGAACCCGGCGAATCGACCCTCGCCGCTGCCAAACGCGAGATGATCGAAGAGACCGGCTACCGGGCCAAACGCTGGACGCTGTTGACAAAGTACTTCGCCAGCCCCGGCTTCCTCGGCGAGTGGATGCAGATCTATCTCGCTCGCGACATCCGCGAAGGCGAAGCCACTCCCGAAATCGATGAGCAGATCGAGGTCCTCCGCATGCCTCTCTCGGAAGCTCTGGCACTCGTCGCCACAAACAAGATCCACGACGGTAAAACCCTCATCGGCCTCATGCTCTACGACGCTGCCCGACGCTCCGGCCGCCTCTGA